In Serratia sp. FDAARGOS_506, a genomic segment contains:
- a CDS encoding porin, translating into MAMKLRVLTQAVALGLAIGSASFAAQAEITLLKQDPQAGDPLSRLNFTVGGSIRPQFNNMTGDGDKGSYKRNGFDGGTRFRFAADYYLFDDISWISYYELGVNIPALFDWDHHYADGARNTSRRMLYTGLKSNTWGQMTFGQQNSVYYDVVGAKTDIWDYDMLAQAPGNGINGDYDGSYRSRKMLKYKNRFGDADVYASYLFSDSDYLPGNGLRYKRKGGGSLGVDYHITQDLTWGTAWNYTRAEMRNPSTSGSKSYDQNIVGTALSWKPDNWTLTFGGGYYHDFLTTKKADINNYFAGDAWGIEYLAGYTVPVGQYAVKSVMPYFMGDRLEYVTGRNYQRIDNGLGVTVQFDYGFRVDVEHVLTSSTDNLGDMTVVRLRYDF; encoded by the coding sequence ATGGCAATGAAATTGCGCGTATTGACTCAAGCGGTGGCGCTGGGTCTGGCGATCGGCAGCGCGTCGTTCGCCGCTCAGGCGGAAATCACCCTGCTGAAGCAGGATCCACAGGCCGGCGATCCGCTCAGCCGACTGAACTTTACCGTTGGCGGCAGCATCCGTCCGCAGTTCAACAACATGACGGGCGACGGCGACAAGGGCTCCTACAAGCGTAACGGCTTCGACGGCGGCACCCGCTTCCGTTTCGCGGCGGACTACTACCTGTTCGACGACATCAGCTGGATCAGCTACTACGAGCTGGGCGTGAACATTCCTGCGCTGTTTGACTGGGATCATCACTATGCCGACGGCGCGAGAAACACCAGCCGCCGCATGCTGTACACCGGCCTGAAAAGTAACACCTGGGGCCAGATGACCTTCGGTCAGCAGAACAGCGTTTACTATGATGTGGTGGGCGCCAAGACCGATATCTGGGACTATGACATGCTGGCCCAGGCGCCGGGCAACGGCATCAACGGCGACTACGACGGCTCTTACCGTTCACGCAAAATGCTGAAATACAAGAATCGCTTCGGCGATGCGGACGTTTATGCGTCGTACTTGTTCAGCGACAGCGACTACCTGCCGGGCAACGGCCTGCGCTATAAGCGCAAAGGCGGCGGTTCACTGGGCGTGGATTACCACATTACCCAGGATCTGACCTGGGGCACCGCCTGGAACTACACCCGCGCCGAAATGCGCAACCCGTCCACCAGCGGCAGCAAGAGCTACGATCAGAATATCGTCGGTACCGCCCTTAGCTGGAAACCGGACAACTGGACGCTGACCTTTGGCGGTGGCTACTACCACGATTTCCTGACCACCAAGAAAGCTGACATCAACAATTACTTCGCCGGCGATGCGTGGGGTATCGAATACCTGGCCGGTTATACCGTGCCGGTTGGCCAATACGCGGTGAAATCGGTGATGCCGTACTTTATGGGTGACCGTCTGGAATACGTCACCGGCCGCAACTACCAGCGTATCGACAACGGCCTCGGGGTTACCGTGCAGTTCGACTACGGTTTCCGCGTTGACGTAGAGCATGTGCTGACATCGAGCACCGACAACCTCGGCGATATGACCGTGGTGCGTCTGCGCTACGATTTCTGA